From a single Amphiprion ocellaris isolate individual 3 ecotype Okinawa chromosome 18, ASM2253959v1, whole genome shotgun sequence genomic region:
- the atad1b gene encoding LOW QUALITY PROTEIN: outer mitochondrial transmembrane helix translocase (The sequence of the model RefSeq protein was modified relative to this genomic sequence to represent the inferred CDS: deleted 2 bases in 2 codons): MVQHRGAQRGAQRGARGPPGGPGWAPVCPLTHEGQAAPREQLSVAMVLREVPAENIARPLGRNEVIGLLFRLTIFGAVTYFTIKWMVDAIDPTRKQKVEAQKQAEKLMRQIGVKNVKLSEYEMSIAAHLVDPLSMQITWRDIAGLDEVITELKETVILPVQKRHLFQGSRLLQPPKGVLLYGPPGCGKTLIAKATAKEAGFRFINLQPSTLTDKWYGESQKLAAAVFTLAVKLQPSIIFIDEIDSFLRSRSSSDHEATAMMKAQFMSLWDGLDTDHHCQVIIMGATNRPQDLDSAILRRMPTRFHINQPSVKQREQILGLILENESVDSSVNLHDVAKETDGFSGSDLREMCRDAALLCVRDFVHNQSDSASEDFIRPIHQSDLQKAIGKMKKSKSAGGHGALLHAALD, encoded by the exons ATGGTACAGCACCGGGGGGCCCAAAGGGGGGCCCAAAGGGGGGCCCGAGGGCCTCCGGGAGGTCCGGGATGGGCCCCGGTGTGTCCGCTGACACATGAAGGGCAGGCTG CACCTAGAGAACAGCTGAGCGTCGCCATGGTGCTGAGGGAGGTTCCCGCCGAGAACATCGCCCGTCCTCTGGGCAGGAACGAGGTCATCGGCCTGCTCTTCCGTTTGACCATATTTGGAGCCGTCACC TACTTCACCATCAAGTGGATGGTGGACGCC ATCGACCCGACCAGGAAGCAGAAGGTGGAGGCTCAGAAACAG gCGGAGAAGCTGATGCGTCAGATCGGAGTGAAGAATGTGAAGCTGTCGGAGTACGAGATGAGCATCGCTGCTCACCTGGTGGACCCACTGAGCATGCAG ATCACCTGGAGGGACATCGCCGGGCTGGACGAGGTCATCACCGAGCTGAAGGAGACCGTCATCTTACCTGTCCAGAAGAGACACCTGTTCCAGGGATCCAGACTGCTGCAGCCACCCAAAG gCGTGCTGCTGTACGGGCCCCCTGGATGCGGTAAAACGCTGATCGCCAAGGCGACGGCCAAGGAGGCGGGGTTTCGCTTCATCAACCTGCAGCCGAGCACGCTGACGGACAAATGGTATGGAGAGTCACAGAAACTGGCTGCTGCCGTGTTCACATTGGCTGTCAAGTTGCAGCCGTCAATCATCTTCATCGATGAGATCG ACTCGTTCCTGAGGAGCCGCTCCAGCTCGGACCACGAGGCCACGGCCATGATGAAGGCTCAATTCATGAGTCTGTGGGACGGACTGGACACCGACCATCACTGCCAG GTGATCATCATGGGCGCCACCAACCGGCCCCAGGACCTGGACTCTGCCATCCTGAGGAGGATGCCCACCAGGTTCCACATCAACCAGCCG AGCGTGAAGCAGCGAGAACAGATCCTGGGGTTGATCCTGGAGAACGAGAGC gtcGACTCGTCGGTGAACCTACATGACGTTGCCAAGGAAACGGATGGTTTCTCAGGCAGTGACCTCAGAGAAATGTGTCGTGATGCGGCGCTGCTGTGTGTCAGAGACTTCGTCCACAACCAGAGTGACAG TGCTTCAGAGGACTTCATCCGTCCCATCCATCAGTCCGACCTGCAGAAGGCCATCGGTAAGATGAAGAAGTCCAAGTCGGCCGGTGGACACGGCGCACTGCTGCACGCTGCTCTGGACTGA